CACAAGCCGATTTCAATGCATGAGAAGTCGCCTCTTCCCACTGTACACACCTGTTGAACTCTCCTGGTGTAGTTCATGCAGTTGAAGTATTTAAGAATTAAAACTATCAGACGACTTCGATTACATCTCAGAAAgcataccagaaaaaaaaatctactagTAATCTGGTAGAAATGTTCTTCACCATTCAGCTAACAGACCATAACATGAGGCAAAGACTTGCATTGTTTAACACAAGCAGAAGCGAATAAAAGTTATACAAGAAGGTAAGTTTCACTAGAGCCTATTTACGTGGCAACTAACACCCGTAAGAGTCCATAATGTCCTAGAGTTTGTGTGTCAGGATGAACCATGCGATATTGACACTACCAACATCCCACTCACTGAACGTTCAAACCATTCTTCCATGTAGAAGCCCCTGTTCAAGAAGTTTCATATCAAAGCTTGATCTTAAATACCATAATCAGCTAATAGCTTGCTTCCACAGAATTAAGTGGGTGCTACACCAAATTTTTGCAAAGCTTTACTCTGGAGATATCTCTGGGTTTAACTCCCATGGACTGCCTGGATTTAGATGCCTAAAGAAACAAAGTACATGTGAAGTATATAATGCTGGCAACAAAAAACACTAGAATAATATATTCAAATGTGTGGACCACAGATTGGGACAGAAGTCACACAATGCCAGAACAAGGGGGCATTTTGAAGACACCCTGCTTTTCACAGCTTGCAGTACTACGGAAATAAGATCAGGGACGTTGAAACTTTCCACCAACCTAGTGCTACCACAGAAATTCATAGGAAACTTCTGAATAGGATGCATTGACTTTTTGCAAGCACATCAGCActtcacatttacattttatctgGTACCTAGGCTGTGACAGAAAACAGTGACCCAGTCCAGAGTGCAGGTACATCGGGAACAGTAGCGTCAGGCATCAAACACTCAGGTGGCAGGGAGCACACTAACCCTGAAGCCACAGGACAGCCCAGTGCACGGCCGCACACCCGAGCCCCATGATAGCGATGGCAGCGGTCCCCGAGGGGAGGTGGGCTCATCGCACACGTCGCCACCACAGGAAGCGAGCCTTTCTGCCAGGCTTCCGCTGCTTTCCAAGAACCAGCTTTGTTAAAGCTTCCCCCTAAAACATCAAAAGGCACTACAAAACGTTAACAATGATGGATTGGCAagatgctgtttaaaaatatacattttctcAGCTACGGTAAAATTTCTCCCATTCCATCCCTATGTATCTATCAGAAAATTATTGCCTGCATTGTTTTTCCTACtaactgttaaaaagaaaaattggcCCTTGATCAATATGTTCAACTCAgatgaaaagagcaaaataatttgaaatccTAACTATAACAATATATATGAAAtcaagacaataaaaataaaagttatttaaaaaaacaactagatACTTTTGTTCATAATATACACGCTTAGTGGAATTTTCATCTTATTCACTTCGGTATTgataaatacagtatttaaaaaatcattttacttaTGGCCCCTTTCCAGATTCCTGCATAGAAACATGTAAAAAGCTTGAGTAAATTTGGTCTTTTACTTCATTTGAGgataaaatgtgtgtttttcttgCAAACACTTTAACCAATCCTGGCTGTTTGCAGTAAGTTTTGGGTTTTGACTAAGGTAAAAAGCGCAATAGCAAAAGGTATTTTTACACTGTGGTAGTGTTTAAAGCTCCTTTCTGCCATTCGACCTAGTATCtaaaatactttagaaaacCCCCACAAACCAGGGACTTGCTGTACAAAACAAGAACTACAGGTAAAAAGCTGCCCCTCCCAGTGGCCAACTATGAAGCTAGATGTCAGTGCTCTGGTCTGGGCACTTAAATACTGAACCACATTATGTGAGGtagaccaaaaataaaaataatatcacATGTTAAAAGATGAACAGAAGAATGCATTCCCATCTTTCTTCAAGGAGTTCTGTTAGGCTTTGGAGTCTTCCTGCATGCAGAGCTGTGAAATTGTCTTCTTGACGCGGAGCGCAGTCAGCCGGGCGGCTCCATTAGCGTACCAGCACTCGCGCATTATCCGGCCCATCACTCGCAGTGCCTTCAAATCACAAGTTAGGAAAACAGGTCAGGAACAGAACCATcgcctgctgctttcagctgcttacATGCAATACTAGAAGATAAAATATAGCTCtctgaaaagacagaacaaCAGCAATGCCATAAATCAAGACCTATATACCACAGTCAAAGAAAGAAGTTCAGAATTTGGTGCTAAGACAGTTTCCTACGCATTGACCTGGGAGCTGAAACAAGCCTAGACATCTGAATGCATTTAAACTGAGTGGAGGCTGGGAACAGGCTTCCCTCTGTCTCACTGAaaaattctgtctttatttAGGTAGGTTTTATAATAAACTGGAAAACTGCTTTTACCTCACAGCTTTGCCACTGGTTTGGGATATTTGGTCTGAGCTTCTGCTCACAAACTACCCTTCTCATATCTTCTATCGACGGATCAGAAGGCACAACATCATAGTAAGGCAGCTGGTATTCCTCAGTGATTCCTAGGAAAGATTTATTGTTTAGGGCACACAAAATGCAGAATCGCTGGTCCAGAATAAACTCTGATTGTTTTTATAGGCAATGAGAAGGAACAGGGACATTTGGGGCCACCTTGTTTCTTGGTGCAGAACAAGTGCTCAACAACAGATTCCTGCCTCCACATTCTACCAGGGTAATAGAGAGTACGGGGCCAGGAACATGGTTCCTTTAATTGTGTTTGGTTTATTTAGGATGAAAGCAGTCtggacagcaaaaaaaaaaaaaagggcagaaagctCACCTCCAATGCAACACCTTCGTGCTATCTCCCAGTACACTAGCCCAAGAGAGTAGATGTCTGCACGCTTGAAGGACTCGAATATGTTCGTGTTCATTGCATCATCAAGTATCTCAGGAGCCATATACCTTTAAAGGACACACAGGTCAGTTTGCTAGAGCCAGCTCGCACGGATGACTGCGGCTGCGCTGCCACGTGATGGAGCCAGGTAGCAGCCAGTCCTACtgtaagaaaagggaaaactgaaaatccTTTTTACAGTAATTCTGAGTGAAAGCAAGAGTGTTGGCCTCAGTGAAAAAACGACACTGAGACATTCAGGGAAAGTGATGCACATCGTGCAACGCAAGTGCTTGCTGTACCCTATGCTACCTGAAGCCTCCCTGACATCCAGAGGGGAGCTACAGCAGAAAACTGGGCACatcctctgctgcaggcagcaagccTCGGCCTTGCTCTGCTGACTTCTCACCCTCAGCTGCTAGCAGCATCACTGACAGACATGCAGACGGGAAAGAGGGATGCCATGGCCGCCTCGAGTCATTGCAGCGCTGGGAAGGATGTGCGGGCTGCCCCAGCGGCGCGCGCGGTGGCCTCCTGtgcccagtgccaccagcccaTGCTGACCACACTGTCCTGACTGCACTGCGCCCACTGCACCGTGCTGCACCCACCGCACCACACAGCACCACCCTGCCAGCGCTGGCAGGGACATGCCGGGAACCTGCGGGGAGCTCGTTGTGCTGCCTGCCCGCACCTCCTCGTCCCCACCCGCGGGTTCTGTGGGATGTCGATGGTGTTGAGCACGGAGTCGTGCTTCACAGCCAGCCCCAGGTCTGCAATGGCACAGCTTTCGTTCCTCTTCACCAGGATGTTCTTGGATTTCAGGTCTCTGTGTGCGATCGCTGGCTTGCCTGCTCACAAAAAAGAACTGCTGTCTGTTCTGATGATTGCAGTACAAATTTTAGTATAATgaacaagtaaaacaaaaacagttttattcagCTTTGGTGCTATACCTTGTAAAAAACATGACAGGCAATTTTGTTCCAAGTAAAGCTCTGATCAATGCtatcaaattttttttttttttttttttaaaaaggaaggcATTTTTGTTCAGATATGTCTATTTCAGGAACAAAACTGTAAATTCCCACTCCAAAGTCATTTAGAGAATCATTCATTAGCGCACCCCCCTAATAGAGCTGTTCCCACAGATGCTCACTTACAAAGGCTGGAGCAGACAGGCAATGAGTGTTTTTTGAAACAGACACAATTATCTGCAGCACTACCCAAACACAGTGGTTAGCTTTGTGAAGTGGCTGCTTCATTATCACATCAATAACAGAGGAGAGTTTTGTTTATCCGAACAGAGACCGGCCCAATATTCTTTGTGCCTGACTGGCAAGGAAGGGGTATATTTAGGCTATCCCAAATTACAGCAGAAACAGTGCCgaaaatcagaaaatctgcattttaaaagctaagaGGACCACAAACTCAGTTGGGAAGATTGTATTCCTAGTCTCTATTTATCGTGTACCACGTATGCTTATGCTAATACCATTTCTGGCGGTGCAAGTGTGTAGGATGCGCTGCTGTACCAGCTAAATAATACGTGCTCTATCAGCACCACCGAGTCCCTTAACATacctgaagggcagagggggagAAGTGCTTACCCTGTGTGCCCACGATTTCCATGTGCAGGTGTGCCAGGCCACTGGCGATGGACAGCGCCAGTCTCACCATGCCCTCCACTGTCACTGTGCCCCTGTTCAGGTAGTCGAACAGGGACCCTTGTTCGTGGTACTCGGAGACGAGCCACAGCTGGGTCCAGGTCCCGTTATCTGCCAAGAGGATGCGAGATGGTTCAGCTTCATAAGAAATGTCACCAAGAAAAGTCCTCCCCGCCTTTCGGCCAGCACCCACCCCCTCGGCAGATCCGGATGAGGTCCCAGCACGCCCAGAGCGCCGCCTGGCCCTGCCGCCCCTGCCCCGTGCCACTCGTGCCCCAGGCAGATGGtggcagccctggctggggaCCTCTGCGGCACTCACTTCAGCTGGGACCAGGGCAGCAGAGCCAAGCCTCAGGCAGACAACTCTGAGTGCCCCGCAGTATGGATATGCTGTTGGCCAGCCAGCTTTAAATTGTGAAACTGAATGAGGAAATGCAATTATACCCTTGTTATCAGCAGCAATAAAGCCCAGGATATTTTCATGTCTCAGCATAACTGTCTGATAAATCTCTGCCTCCCGAAACCACGACCGCTCATCTCTTGAGGAGAAGATTTTCACAGCAACATCTTCCCCACACCACTTTCCACGCCAGACTTCGCCAAAGCGGCCTTTTCCTACGATTTCCTGCAGAACAATAGTCCTTGCAATTGTTCTTTGTACGAGCAGAGGTAAGCCtagtttgaaaggaaaagatgggCATCTGTGAAATAGTTCAGCAATTTCGCAACTTTTGCAACAacgtgttgttgtttttttttttttttttataaatagatGTTGCTAAGTCCTGTATACTGTTTACCGCAGCATTTCTCAAATATATTAAACGTAAACTGACTTTTCAGATTTGTATGAAGTTTagagcattttcttcctctcagaaAAGGATTATACACCCAGGTGCTAAGAAACATTGAGAACAATAACATCTAACATTGTCCTCACTTGGAATACACATACTCACACTCTCTCCTTGTGGCAGCAGCCTTATCAATGTCAGTTGTGTGCGCAAAAGTTAAACACATCCGAATTAATAACACTCAACCTCCACTTGGTCTCTTGTGTGTATTCTTTTGaatagcatttcatttttacatataCATAACTGTACTTATGATCCTAGTTTTCCACTGGACCATGCCTCAGTCAGTACATATCCCAAATAGTGTTCATTTACCGAGCACCCGTCAcattgttttgtgtgtgtgtgtgtttatttatttatttattttccctaatTATTTGATGTGATTTCCcatgcttcattttcaaaatcttgcTCTGACAAATCTGGAACTTTCTATCATATCTGGAATCTTTTCTATggtatttttgcctttgttttttcaagCCATAAAGACCTGCCTTGTTTGATTTGATACTGTATTTGtctcaaagcaaaaatttttatttttcttaaatcccGACAGCCTGGCTTTTAACAGAGCAAAGTaatcagcaagaaaaattacagtttgAAGGTCAGCTTATTCAAATTTATTCAAATTTCTCCTCTGGTTTCCCTGGCACCTTGTACCCACTGCTGCCTCTGTACAGCCCTGTCCTGGCTGCTGGTGGTCACCCTGCAAGCATCACAGCCGGGCCACAAGGAATGCACTTGCTATTTGCCCAAAATCAGAATAAACTGCACCAGTGCCGGTAgattcttcctctgcctccactGCAGGCTGGCACAAAGACAGCCCTGTGGTTAGCTCAGCTGCGTGTGAGCAGTTAAACCCTCAGGGTAAACAAAGTTTACTCATTATATCCACAAAGAAAGATTGGGGAAGTATAATAAATTATGCCTGAAGGTATGCAGTTCATGGAAGATATAGTCAATTACATTAAGCATCATTTGCACATTTTTCACCtacaaataaaattcagcataatttatgtatttttcagataaataaaaattatagttACAGCAAATTGGGCCACACACACCAGATGTGCCACCAACACGATGAACTGGAATTTGGGATTTTGCGATTCTTTGTTTAGGCAAGTTCTCAACAGCAGTGGGGGCCTCATAGCAGAAAGGATATTACAAATggggaaaacattaaaaatgctagCATACTGCTCAAAAGAAGTATGTGGAGTAATTGTATTTTGGCACAGTCGGGAGGACGTCAGTAGTGGCTTTCTGCTTCATCCAGTTAACGGCAGTACTTTCTGTGGCCAGCTATGACATATTAGCCAGCAATGGCTCTTTTAGCACAGGCAACACACTTCTGAGTCACCTTTTTAACCTTTGCACTGGAGGAAGGAATCGAGCTTTTGCTACCCGACAGAAGAAGAGCAAACAAAGCCCAGTCAGCCCTCCTGGCCTCCCCCCTCgcacagcctgtgccaggcaTGGGAGCCTGTGGGTGCCCCTGCGGCAGATCCCAGGCGGCCGCGCTCAGAGCACGTCTGCCATCGCTCTGCAGGGCAGGCGAGCGCTTGGCTCAGCATCACCAGCGTTTGCTCTGAAGCCCCGCAAGGACCCAGAGACAGGGCGAGCACGGCAGCCCCACTCCCCACAGTGCCGGTGGGCACAAGACACAGCACACCCAGCGACACCCACGTACCAGAGCCGGAGCCAGACGTCGTCATGTCGTAAATGAGGTCCTTCAGCGTCTTGCCCGAGTTGACCAGGTTGCACTCGGAGAGCGGCTCCTCCACGTTGGGCTGCTTCTTCCTGCCGTAGGCGCAGCGCCGGCCCTGGCAGGCGCAGGCAGCCAGCACCGCCATGAGGGACAGGACGCAGACAGGCACGGCCACCGTCACCGCCAGCACCACCGGCCCTGCGCTGGCACGGCTGGGGGACTCGGACGCTTTTGGGAGAGACAAGGGAAGGGGTGGGGGAAAACAGACAGCAAGTGAGGGACTGCTGAGCGGATGAGACATCGAGGTTTAATTATTTCCCTgagtcctgctggcagcaggacaggcCAAGGCTCTGCACACTACTGAGGCTTTCCCTGCACACATCTTTGCGGGTACCTCAGGCTCAGGCCAACACCACGTTACCACTGACCAGCGTCACCACTAACACCACGGAGGAGGAGACAAGACCGGCCCAgcaagctggcagcagggcagacCAAAATGCAGCCAGGCACCAGGGCTGCCCCGGCACAGGCTGGGTGCGAGGAACCCATGGCACGGCTGGGACTCGGCCCCGCACCTGGCACGACTGAGTGGTGCCACACACCCGATCAGCTCTACCATCGGCAGCACCGTGCCCTTCCCTCTCCTAACGGCTCGTGTACAGATTTCTCAACGCACTGTCCCAGCCCAAACCAAATCCTTGGAAAAGCTGTTTCCCTAACACTTAATGCATAGGGGGATACAAAGATATAGTAAATGAGGCAACAAAAAGATTTCTAAGACAGAACACTTTGAAACTTGTGTTCACAAAGTTATATTTTACAAGTGTCAAGAAACGGGACTGTTCTACATCACTTTCCAATTTAAAATTACAGGGGTAAAAAACATACCAAGATGCTGCAGGAATACATTATTATGGTATTTACTTGCACTTGGTCTCCTTAATGC
This sequence is a window from Cygnus olor isolate bCygOlo1 chromosome 6, bCygOlo1.pri.v2, whole genome shotgun sequence. Protein-coding genes within it:
- the ACVR1C gene encoding activin receptor type-1C isoform X1 — translated: MRRAPSSALRALPLLGAAVSLCAGLKCVCQLCEHTNFTCQTEGACWASVMLTNGKEEVVKSCVSLPELNAQVFCHSSKNITKTECCYTDFCNNITLRLPIASESPSRASAGPVVLAVTVAVPVCVLSLMAVLAACACQGRRCAYGRKKQPNVEEPLSECNLVNSGKTLKDLIYDMTTSGSGSGLPLLVQRTIARTIVLQEIVGKGRFGEVWRGKWCGEDVAVKIFSSRDERSWFREAEIYQTVMLRHENILGFIAADNKDNGTWTQLWLVSEYHEQGSLFDYLNRGTVTVEGMVRLALSIASGLAHLHMEIVGTQGKPAIAHRDLKSKNILVKRNESCAIADLGLAVKHDSVLNTIDIPQNPRVGTRRYMAPEILDDAMNTNIFESFKRADIYSLGLVYWEIARRCCIGGITEEYQLPYYDVVPSDPSIEDMRRVVCEQKLRPNIPNQWQSCEALRVMGRIMRECWYANGAARLTALRVKKTISQLCMQEDSKA
- the ACVR1C gene encoding activin receptor type-1C isoform X2 → MLTNGKEEVVKSCVSLPELNAQVFCHSSKNITKTECCYTDFCNNITLRLPIASESPSRASAGPVVLAVTVAVPVCVLSLMAVLAACACQGRRCAYGRKKQPNVEEPLSECNLVNSGKTLKDLIYDMTTSGSGSGLPLLVQRTIARTIVLQEIVGKGRFGEVWRGKWCGEDVAVKIFSSRDERSWFREAEIYQTVMLRHENILGFIAADNKDNGTWTQLWLVSEYHEQGSLFDYLNRGTVTVEGMVRLALSIASGLAHLHMEIVGTQGKPAIAHRDLKSKNILVKRNESCAIADLGLAVKHDSVLNTIDIPQNPRVGTRRYMAPEILDDAMNTNIFESFKRADIYSLGLVYWEIARRCCIGGITEEYQLPYYDVVPSDPSIEDMRRVVCEQKLRPNIPNQWQSCEALRVMGRIMRECWYANGAARLTALRVKKTISQLCMQEDSKA